The nucleotide sequence ATTGAGCACGCTGCGGTAGTCCTCGACCTTGCCGGGCTCCTCGACGGTGAACAGCCGGTCGTAGAGACGGACTTCAGCGTCGACTGCGTGCGCCGCCGACAGCCAGTGCAGCGTGGCCTTTACCTTGCGGCCGTCGGGCGCGTCGCCGCCGCGCGTCGCCGGATCGTAGGTGGCGCGCAGCTCGACGAGCTCGCCGGCGTCGTTCTTCACCACGCCCGTGCAGGTGATGAAGTAGGCGCAGCGCAGCCGTACTTCGCGGCCCGGAGCCAGGCGGAAGAACTTCTTCGGCGGATCCTCCCGGAAGTCGTCCTGCTCGATGTAGAGCACGCGGGAGAACGGCACCTTGCGCGTGCCCGCCGAGTCGTCCTCCGGATTGTTGACGACGTCGACCTCTTCGGTCTGTCCCTCGGGATAGTTCTCGATCACGACCCGCAGCGGCCGCAGCACGCTCATCACGCGGTTGGCGTGCGCGTTGAGATCCTCGCGCACGGCGTGCTCGAGCAGCGCGACGTCGACCAGGTTCTCGCGCTTGGCGACACCGATGCGCTCGCAGAAGGCGCGGATCGCCTCGGCGGTATAGCCGCGCCGCCGCATCCCGACGATCGTCGGCATCCGCGGATCGTCCCAACCGTTGACGTGCTTCTCCACCACCAGCTCCAGCAGCCGGCGCTTGCTCATCACCGTGTAGCTGAGATTCAGGCGCGCAAACTCGATCTGGCGCGGCTTCGACGAGACCGGCGTGTGGTCGACGACCCAGTCGTAGAGCGGCCGGTGCGCCTCGTACTCGAGCGTGCACAGCGAGTGGGTGATCTGCTCGATGGCGTCGGAGGGCGAGTGCGCGAAGTCGTACATCGGGTAGATGCACCAGCGATCGCCGGTGCGATGGTGGTGCGCGTGCCGAATCCGGTAGAGCACTGGATCGCGCAGGTTGATGTTCGGCGACGTCATGTCGATCTTCGCGCGCAGGACGTGCGCGCCGTCGGGAAACTCGCCGGCCCGCATGCGCCGGAAGAGATCCAGGTTCTCGTCGACGCGGCGAGCCCGGTTCGCGCTGTCGACCCCGGGCTCGGTCAGCGTGCCGCGGCTCTGGCGCATCTGGTCGGCCGACTGGCTGTCGACGTAGGCGAGCCCCTTCCCGATCAGCGCGACCGCGAATTCGTAGAGCTGCTCGAAGTAGTCGGACGCGAAGTGGAAGCCGTCCCACTCGAAGCCGAGCCAGCGGACGTCCTGCTCGATCGACTCGACGTACTCGACGTCTTCCTTGGTCGGGTTGGTGTCGTCGAAGCGCAGGTTGCAGGTGCCGCCGAAGTCTTTCGCGATGCCGAAATTGAGGCAGATCGACTTGGCATGGCCGATGTGGAGATAACCGTTCGGCTCGGGTGGAAAACGGGTCGCGACCCGACCGCCCGTCTGCCCGGCGGCAAGGTCCTCAGTAATGATGGTTCTGATGAAGTCGAGCAAACGTTGATTATAGCGAACATGAGGGAGTTGCCGGCGCCGGCGCTCTCCCGATCGTCCTCGCGCCGCGTTTTAGCCGCGTCACGCTGTGCGCTAACGTCCTTTTTCCTTCGCCAGCTCCTCGCGGAACCGCTTCTCGCCAGTGTCGATGTAGCTCCGGTAGCCCTCCGGATCGATGAAGGGGTTGGGGCCGGCGGGGTTTGCCGCCAACCGCGCCGCTTTCGCCGTCCCGTCGTAGTAAGCAGGATGTGCGCCGATGAAGATATCGACCGGCAGCTTGCGCATCGCCGCGAACGTCCGCTCATAGTCGGCGACGATGTCCGGATAGCCGGCGTTGCCGACCAGATGGGTCGTATCGAGCACGGTCAGCCCGCACATGTCGACGACGTGCAGCTCGCGGTTGTTCTCGGTCACCGAAAACGTCCAGGTCGTGCAGCCCCTGGTGTGTCCGGGTGTGACGTTGGCGTGCAGCGTCACCTTGCCGAGCGTGACCGTGTCGCCGTCCTTCAGGCGCCGATCCACCTCCGCCGGCGGAAACGGATGGGCATCGCCGAACGAGAAATCATGCATGCCGCCGCGCTCGATCACGTCGGCGTCGGCTCCGCTGACCATCAGCTGCGCGCCGGTCGCTTGCTTCAAGGCCGCGAAGCCGGCGGCGTGGTCGTAGTGGGCCTGCGTGTTGAGCAGGATGCGCACCTCCTCCACCTTGAAGCCCAGCGTCCTGATGTTCTTCTCCACGATCGGAACGGTCGACTCGTAGCCCGCATCGATCACGAAGTGGCCAGCCGGTGTGGTGACGAGGTACGAGCTGATGCCGCTCGAGCCGACGTAGTAGAGGTTGCCGGCGATGCGGAAGGGGGCGATGGGCTGGTTGTCGTCCTGCTGCGCGACGACGCCGCGGCCCGACGCAAGCATCGCCGCCGCCAGCACTGCGAGCAGCAGAACAGACACGCATCCCGTGCCACCCGGCGGCGCGGGAGCCGGTGCCGCGGGACTTTCACCTCGACCGACCGCTTCCACGTACTCCTTGGCTGCTTTCAGCCCGGTGCCGGTCTGTTGGCGCACGAACTTGATCGCCTCGATCTTCCGCCCAGCCTGGAGCAGCGTCCGGATTTCGTCGTTCATCGATGTGCTCGCTGCAGCGACGCTACGACGACGCCACCGGCAGCGACGGCGGCACGGGGATCTCGGCCTGCATGCCGAGGATGCCCTGCACCGCCCGCGTCGAGGCGCCGGCGCCCGAGTCCATGAAGATCACCTTTCCCTGCGCATGATCGGCGACGTACTTCAGTGCATCGGTGTACTCGAGAAACAGCAGGAAATTGGCGTCCACGCCGGCGGCGCGCAGGCTCTCGGCGGCTTCCTTCATGCCGTCGGCGACGTTCTTGCGGAAGAGCGCCAGACCCTCGCCGCGCAGGGCCGCCGCCTTCTTTTCCGCTTCCGCGCCGATTGTCTTGAAGGCCGCCTCGGCTTCGGCGTCCTTGGTCCGCTTCACCAGCAGTGCCGCCCCTTCGTTCGACGCCGCCGCGAGCAGGTTCTTCGACGAGACCACGCGGGCCATCGAATCCATGATCTCCTTGTCGAAGGTCATGTCGGTGATCTGAATGTCGCGCACCACGTAGCCCCAGTTGAGTACCACCTCGTCGAGATTCTTCTTGGTGTGATCGACGATTTCGGCGCGCATGCCGAGGATATCGGATTGTTTGGTGGTGGCGACGAACTGGCGTATCGAGCCATCAATGGTCCGCTGCAATGCCAGCTGGAACTCCTGCGGCGTGGCGAAGCTGAACACCGCCTTCTTGATCGACTCCTCGGCCGCGGCGGCCACCGCGTACAGCACCATGGTCGCGAACTTGACGTTGGCCTGGTCCTGCGTGATGGCTTGAAACTCCAGCTGCAGGGCGCGATTTTGCAGCGACAGGCGATACAACACCTTCTCCCAGGGCATCTTGAAATTGAGGCCCTCGCGCATGATGCGGTGGTATTTGCCGAACACGGTGACCACGGCGACGGTCGCCTGCGGCACGGTGCGGAACAACGACCGCCCGACGAGCAGCAATATCGCCACGAGAATGATCAACTGCAATGCCGGACCGGTGTTCATGAGTGCGCGCCTGTAAAGCTCGAGCCGGCTCATTATAATGTGTAAAGCCTGCGCGGCAGGTGGGGGTGTAAGTGCAACACGTGCAACTTCTGATCGGCGGTCACGACGTCGCGGCCCGCGGCGGTGCCGTCTTCGAGCGGCTCAATCCAATGACCGGCCGCGCGGCCACCATCGCCGCGGCCGCCACGGTCGAGGATGCCCGCGCCGCCGCGGATGCGGCCGCCGCGGCCCTTCCCGCCTGGTCCGCACTCGGCCCGAGTGCGCGCCGTGCCCAGCTGTCGCGCGCCGCCGAGTTGCTGGAGTCGCAAGCCGCGCGGTTCGTCGACGCCGTGACCACGGAAACCGGCGCCACCGCCGGCTGGACCCACTTCAACGTGCATCTGGCCGCCGGCATGTTGCGCGAAGCCGCGGCCATGACCACGCAGATCGCCGGCGAAATCATTCCCTCCGACGTCCCGGGCAACATGGCCATGGCCATTCGCCAACCGGCTGGCGTGGTGCTCGGACTGGCACCGTGGAATGCGCCCATCATTCTCGGCGTGCGTGCCATCGCCATGCCATTGGCCTGCGGCAACACCGTCATTTTGAAAGCCTCGGAAATCTGCCCGGCCACGCATTGCCTGATCGGCACGGTGTTGCAGGAAGCAGGCCTCGGTGGCGGCATCGTCAATGTCATCACCCATGCCGCCCAGGACGCCCCGGCGGTGGTGGAGGCCATGATTGCGCACCGAGCCGTGCGGCGCGTGAACTTCACGGGCTCGACCTCGGTGGGACGCAGCGTGGCGCTCACCGCCGCCAAGTATCTCAAGCCGGTGTTGTTGGAATTGGGCGGCAAGGCGCCACTGGTGGTGCTGGCCGATGCCGACATCGACGCCGCGGTGGATGCCACGGTGTTCGGTGCGTTCGCTCACCAGGGACAGATCTGCATGTCCACCGAGCGCGTGATCGTCGAGCAAGCTGTCGCTGATGAATTCGCCGC is from Vicinamibacterales bacterium and encodes:
- a CDS encoding aldehyde dehydrogenase: MQLLIGGHDVAARGGAVFERLNPMTGRAATIAAAATVEDARAAADAAAAALPAWSALGPSARRAQLSRAAELLESQAARFVDAVTTETGATAGWTHFNVHLAAGMLREAAAMTTQIAGEIIPSDVPGNMAMAIRQPAGVVLGLAPWNAPIILGVRAIAMPLACGNTVILKASEICPATHCLIGTVLQEAGLGGGIVNVITHAAQDAPAVVEAMIAHRAVRRVNFTGSTSVGRSVALTAAKYLKPVLLELGGKAPLVVLADADIDAAVDATVFGAFAHQGQICMSTERVIVEQAVADEFAAKLAARVAGLPSGDPRQGEVVLGSVVGQATVERVQRLVNSAVAQGAKLLTGGGAQGTIMQGIVVDHVRPDMALFREESFGPQVSITRVSSLDEAVQLANDTDYGLAASVFTRDLTKGLEVAKRIEAGICHINGPTVHDEAQMPFGGMKASGYG
- a CDS encoding SPFH domain-containing protein encodes the protein MNTGPALQLIILVAILLLVGRSLFRTVPQATVAVVTVFGKYHRIMREGLNFKMPWEKVLYRLSLQNRALQLEFQAITQDQANVKFATMVLYAVAAAAEESIKKAVFSFATPQEFQLALQRTIDGSIRQFVATTKQSDILGMRAEIVDHTKKNLDEVVLNWGYVVRDIQITDMTFDKEIMDSMARVVSSKNLLAAASNEGAALLVKRTKDAEAEAAFKTIGAEAEKKAAALRGEGLALFRKNVADGMKEAAESLRAAGVDANFLLFLEYTDALKYVADHAQGKVIFMDSGAGASTRAVQGILGMQAEIPVPPSLPVASS
- the bla gene encoding subclass B3 metallo-beta-lactamase; the protein is MNDEIRTLLQAGRKIEAIKFVRQQTGTGLKAAKEYVEAVGRGESPAAPAPAPPGGTGCVSVLLLAVLAAAMLASGRGVVAQQDDNQPIAPFRIAGNLYYVGSSGISSYLVTTPAGHFVIDAGYESTVPIVEKNIRTLGFKVEEVRILLNTQAHYDHAAGFAALKQATGAQLMVSGADADVIERGGMHDFSFGDAHPFPPAEVDRRLKDGDTVTLGKVTLHANVTPGHTRGCTTWTFSVTENNRELHVVDMCGLTVLDTTHLVGNAGYPDIVADYERTFAAMRKLPVDIFIGAHPAYYDGTAKAARLAANPAGPNPFIDPEGYRSYIDTGEKRFREELAKEKGR
- a CDS encoding glutamine--tRNA ligase/YqeY domain fusion protein; its protein translation is MLDFIRTIITEDLAAGQTGGRVATRFPPEPNGYLHIGHAKSICLNFGIAKDFGGTCNLRFDDTNPTKEDVEYVESIEQDVRWLGFEWDGFHFASDYFEQLYEFAVALIGKGLAYVDSQSADQMRQSRGTLTEPGVDSANRARRVDENLDLFRRMRAGEFPDGAHVLRAKIDMTSPNINLRDPVLYRIRHAHHHRTGDRWCIYPMYDFAHSPSDAIEQITHSLCTLEYEAHRPLYDWVVDHTPVSSKPRQIEFARLNLSYTVMSKRRLLELVVEKHVNGWDDPRMPTIVGMRRRGYTAEAIRAFCERIGVAKRENLVDVALLEHAVREDLNAHANRVMSVLRPLRVVIENYPEGQTEEVDVVNNPEDDSAGTRKVPFSRVLYIEQDDFREDPPKKFFRLAPGREVRLRCAYFITCTGVVKNDAGELVELRATYDPATRGGDAPDGRKVKATLHWLSAAHAVDAEVRLYDRLFTVEEPGKVEDYRSVLNPASLEVVPQAKVEASAALAAPGTRLQFERIGYFAVDTDSAPGRPVFNRTVTLKDSWARIEHGQKAGAAQGA